A section of the Candidatus Nitrosotenuis cloacae genome encodes:
- a CDS encoding methyl-accepting chemotaxis protein — MKLAIVAFLVVILGFQTAFAELDVSTDNQVYSPGKPMFVYGKGLPNEDIILRIFAPDETIVTFTQITTDKNGDFTLDLFTWPEASVSFPYGTYRVEAISTAQNGLSERIDVKFAESTNLESIPITRTVSTLVFAPETAAINQPVRIFVQTTSDGLLVGGHPDKLLGTSHVHLPDGQVVNLSESFKTLHQGLYYAEYTPVAEGTHVFHVVTFTQGTISHGSAATLVLKQDLGGISQQIIELNSVLDQTSNELDNLKSEIEGFGSSLNTASDDIDKSVDSITISVGNIEAASIQLNSLLFPIVASIAVIVALQIVILARRR; from the coding sequence ATGAAACTGGCCATAGTTGCGTTCCTTGTAGTAATTTTAGGATTCCAGACGGCATTTGCAGAACTTGACGTATCCACCGACAACCAGGTGTACTCTCCTGGCAAGCCGATGTTCGTATACGGAAAGGGACTACCAAACGAGGACATTATCCTTAGGATATTTGCACCGGATGAGACCATTGTCACATTTACACAGATCACAACTGACAAAAACGGCGACTTTACACTTGACCTGTTTACGTGGCCTGAGGCATCCGTGTCATTCCCGTATGGAACATACCGGGTAGAGGCAATCAGCACAGCCCAGAACGGGCTATCTGAGAGAATAGACGTAAAGTTTGCCGAGTCCACAAATCTTGAGAGCATCCCAATTACCAGAACGGTAAGCACGCTTGTCTTTGCGCCAGAGACTGCCGCAATAAACCAGCCAGTAAGAATCTTTGTGCAGACTACAAGCGACGGACTGCTGGTAGGCGGGCACCCAGACAAATTACTTGGAACATCGCACGTGCACCTACCTGACGGGCAGGTGGTCAACCTCTCAGAGTCATTTAAGACCCTGCACCAGGGACTGTACTATGCGGAATACACGCCTGTCGCAGAGGGAACGCACGTATTCCACGTCGTCACATTCACGCAAGGGACGATATCCCACGGCTCTGCTGCCACGCTTGTCCTAAAGCAGGACCTTGGCGGGATATCACAACAAATCATAGAGCTAAACTCTGTACTTGATCAGACCTCAAACGAGCTTGACAACCTAAAATCGGAAATAGAAGGCTTTGGCTCGTCACTAAACACGGCAAGCGACGACATCGACAAGAGCGTCGACTCCATCACCATTTCGGTAGGAAACATAGAGGCTGCATCAATCCAGCTCAACTCGTTGTTATTTCCAATAGTTGCATCCATTGCGGTTATAGTTGCCTTGCAGATAGTAATACTTGCAAGAAGAAGATAG
- a CDS encoding SIS domain-containing protein, producing MLDISMINKIDSQGMYKVYDRWSDVASNSYYKKHDPVDYKDIDHIVFAGMGGSGAVGDLFAAILSKANIHVSLVKGYLLPKTVDSNTLVVTVSISGNTVETLTVLNAASKQNCKLIAFSSGGQMEKSCMRKKIEFRKIDLMHSPRASFINYVYSILGTLNSIIPINKHDVSESLLELQKTSKNINSSNLTKTNPSYDLARWISGIPMIYYPWGLQAAAVRFKSSLQENAKSHAIIEDVIEASHNGIVSWEKPSGVKPILLEGYNDYIKTKERWHIVKTFFEKNGVDYKEIKSVKGSILTKLVQLIYLLDYASVYYAILNKTDPSPVKSIDFIKKRL from the coding sequence TTGCTTGACATTTCAATGATAAATAAAATTGACAGCCAGGGAATGTACAAAGTTTATGACCGTTGGTCAGATGTTGCATCTAATTCATATTACAAAAAACATGATCCCGTTGACTACAAAGACATTGATCATATTGTATTTGCAGGTATGGGAGGATCCGGAGCAGTAGGAGATCTGTTTGCAGCCATTCTCTCAAAGGCTAACATTCATGTGAGCTTGGTCAAGGGATACCTGCTGCCAAAAACCGTTGATTCCAACACATTGGTTGTAACTGTTAGTATTTCTGGAAACACTGTGGAAACATTAACCGTATTGAATGCCGCAAGCAAACAAAATTGTAAATTAATTGCTTTTTCTTCTGGTGGACAAATGGAAAAGTCTTGCATGAGAAAGAAAATAGAGTTTCGAAAAATAGATCTAATGCATTCCCCACGAGCATCTTTTATCAATTATGTATATTCTATCTTGGGTACGCTAAATTCAATTATTCCGATCAATAAACATGATGTTTCAGAGTCTCTTCTGGAATTGCAAAAGACATCAAAAAACATCAATTCTTCTAACTTGACAAAAACAAATCCGTCATATGATCTGGCAAGATGGATTTCAGGAATACCGATGATCTATTACCCTTGGGGGCTTCAGGCCGCTGCAGTTAGATTCAAAAGCTCATTGCAGGAAAACGCAAAATCCCACGCGATAATTGAGGATGTGATAGAAGCATCTCATAATGGCATTGTCTCTTGGGAAAAGCCATCTGGTGTAAAACCAATTCTTCTGGAAGGATATAACGACTACATAAAGACCAAGGAACGATGGCACATCGTGAAGACGTTTTTTGAAAAAAATGGTGTGGATTACAAAGAAATCAAATCTGTCAAGGGAAGCATACTGACAAAACTGGTACAACTCATTTATCTTCTAGATTATGCGTCAGTCTACTATGCAATATTGAATAAAACAGATCCCTCTCCAGTAAAATCAATCGATTTTATCAAAAAAAGACTGTAG
- a CDS encoding ThiF family adenylyltransferase, translating into MANITFTIPSVLNKGGGEKKLQVTANSLLESFNKVSDTMGDDFKRRVLNDDGTPRSLVNIYINGKNSRFSGGINTELKDGDEVYILPAVAGGSELSSKEIDRYSRQIMLEEIGYQGQLKLRAAKVCVVGVGGLGNPITTRLVAMGVGKLRIVDRDVIELSNLHRQTMYDEDDVGQVKVEVAARKLHKMNPDVEIESLPISINDYTAIDAVEGCDVVIDALDSVNARYALNKACVEKNIPFVTGAAVGVSGQAFTILPKDTACYSCMFPELDEDSMPTCSIEGVHPSILSIVGGIEVAEAVKIILGKKPTLSDKILHIDLENLTFEMTKTFRAEECTVCGSGKAESVQKEELIIEELCGRNRGKRTFSITPTQKFEIDVEGITNLAKNLQFRVENQGELGLSMRTDDLSVSFMKRGSAVVVGPKDENDAVLLYKKLLNKKEIISN; encoded by the coding sequence AAACATCACATTTACCATTCCATCCGTTCTGAACAAGGGTGGAGGAGAAAAAAAACTCCAAGTTACGGCAAACTCGCTTCTGGAATCGTTTAACAAAGTATCCGATACGATGGGCGATGATTTCAAGCGCAGAGTTCTAAATGACGATGGCACTCCACGCTCACTGGTCAACATCTACATCAACGGAAAAAACTCTAGGTTTTCAGGCGGAATCAACACCGAGCTAAAGGATGGGGATGAAGTCTACATACTGCCCGCAGTGGCAGGCGGCTCTGAACTTTCCAGTAAGGAGATTGACCGATATTCAAGGCAGATAATGCTAGAGGAGATAGGGTACCAGGGACAGCTAAAACTGCGTGCAGCAAAAGTGTGCGTGGTGGGAGTGGGCGGACTGGGTAATCCGATAACTACCAGATTGGTTGCAATGGGTGTAGGGAAATTACGTATCGTGGACAGAGATGTAATCGAGCTGTCCAATCTTCACAGACAAACAATGTATGACGAAGACGATGTGGGCCAAGTCAAAGTTGAGGTGGCTGCAAGAAAGCTACACAAGATGAATCCTGATGTGGAAATAGAGTCACTGCCGATCTCAATTAATGATTACACCGCAATTGATGCAGTAGAAGGATGTGATGTTGTAATTGACGCACTTGACAGCGTAAACGCAAGATATGCCCTAAACAAGGCATGCGTGGAAAAAAACATCCCGTTTGTAACAGGTGCAGCGGTGGGAGTCTCCGGGCAGGCATTTACCATTTTGCCAAAGGACACTGCATGCTATTCCTGCATGTTTCCAGAACTTGATGAGGACTCGATGCCTACATGCAGCATTGAGGGCGTACACCCATCGATTCTTTCCATAGTCGGAGGCATAGAGGTAGCAGAGGCAGTCAAGATAATACTTGGAAAAAAGCCGACGCTTTCAGACAAAATATTGCATATAGACTTGGAAAATCTGACATTTGAGATGACCAAAACGTTCAGAGCAGAAGAATGTACTGTGTGCGGCAGTGGCAAGGCCGAATCTGTCCAAAAAGAGGAACTAATCATTGAGGAACTATGCGGCAGAAACCGCGGCAAAAGAACATTCTCCATCACTCCGACACAAAAGTTTGAGATCGACGTGGAGGGAATCACAAATCTTGCCAAAAACTTGCAATTTCGTGTGGAGAATCAAGGCGAGTTGGGGCTTTCCATGAGGACGGATGATCTTTCTGTCAGTTTCATGAAGCGTGGTTCTGCAGTAGTAGTTGGACCAAAAGACGAAAACGATGCCGTACTGCTATACAAAAAACTTCTAAACAAAAAAGAAATCATTTCAAACTAG
- a CDS encoding S8 family serine peptidase — protein MKMIFAVLCGILFLSFVASSHAFIESERIAPRPVIVQTPEIVQIPPEITQDHKLSRYLVFGRGSSDDIRDIAPNQIASSNSANGFFSIVILPDQSASALHTRGYSVMRDVPLDFHANATFSQMSQIRKATGSESAFVKYNYTGAGINIAIVDTGVDFSNPDMRHSLARDHNNHPIMLDPDGQGLVLTNATFAANINKFGIIENTTKQSVEKTNESLSKNATSTVYVTKNGVFLNLKQKKGTTISMYNSFFPVSGPLPIFNATITDDYKIGKTNRDYIKSASGVYHFGMIYQGAVQGPFASVQVVPVLVVDSQTPGLYDTIIPDMSTSWKDYTRFDLKKGQKPNYDFDFTDETPIKLGSGNEFLVYDSDKNGRPDYSAGTVGARVLDIYGIMSQNKSSIDKALKATNGTLLFGMDQNGNYFGVMTDFVGHGTSSAASISSKGIVQYDIYNDTKKYTLPGVAPNAKIIPVKALWFGDTIYGWLWSAGFDNTNSTWHFSGSPRADIISNSWGISTFPTFKSAPGIDQLSLVASLLSVPQSLDERYPGVVMISSAGNAGHGYGTIGMPNAAPFGITVGATTNNVYVGYGSFKGQPRFGNTTEHANDMIDFSSRGPSVIGDPKPDIVDTGAYGFTPANTLKAKPSSKQEPFSLFGGTSMAAPLAAGSAAILMESLHDKNEDYDPFKIKNILMSTATDLQNDPYTQGSGLVNSYKAVSFVKGDGGIFLVYNNSTYHNIKSILDEPLSQLDHTVLGIDSLVLRDKPQYQTSWFGGRLVPGEKSTTTFTIENPTNQTLTIYITPKHLKLISESKLNSTTNLRLADTLYTKPGVYRPDYIKLEDIRSHDSLLSYYENSTIPSDSSLMVLNLNYAFGNFLNKTEKMYAADTKVASIYLYDWGDKNRDKKVSSDELSLVNRGGSWGTVPELRVSDPKSKFQDTPLVGVYPVPTRYSYWLGDTKKNSTSMDYTISASHFKKEDWADIWLESSLVHVKPKSTSHVSATITIPDDARPGLYQGFIEFKGENHTVHAPVSFAVVTQVQQKEKLAVIAGSQNSILYGNGYVKGAFDMVNRYNAGDWRPYYFDIKDSTINAASIDISWKDPDTNLSVFVIDPKGRIIQTNAPPGVFGQFLDWPTSDWLGTSVFSEGGGFFPVKNKDQTSTVLYAPINQTGTYTLLVHATLFGGRSTTEPYTVLAQFSTLLADNTPPKIAFDVQEYLNKIPVPQITDDGEFSARYYLDDSEMPLQDLDAIPEGYHKLTIEASDESDNVSSKTVFFTLDRTAPDIVIHSPQNNTRVSGIIVLDFTADGDTQVILPDGQSIQNKTRMEIDTGNLHGPHQIVVFATDRAGNSAQKTIAFEVSEKPATEPTRPPAKAGPDTNTILLIVSGAFAIGVTCFILLTNKSPPKRRKI, from the coding sequence ATGAAGATGATATTTGCCGTGCTCTGCGGCATACTGTTCTTATCGTTTGTGGCAAGCTCGCACGCATTTATCGAATCCGAAAGGATCGCGCCACGCCCTGTCATCGTACAAACGCCAGAGATAGTCCAGATTCCACCAGAGATCACCCAAGACCACAAGCTATCGCGGTATTTGGTGTTCGGCCGCGGCTCGTCTGATGACATACGCGACATTGCACCAAACCAGATAGCAAGCTCAAACTCGGCAAACGGATTCTTTTCTATAGTGATACTTCCGGACCAGTCCGCATCGGCACTGCACACGCGCGGCTATTCCGTCATGAGGGACGTCCCGCTTGACTTTCACGCAAACGCGACATTTTCCCAGATGAGCCAGATAAGAAAGGCAACAGGCTCCGAGTCGGCATTTGTAAAATACAACTATACAGGCGCCGGAATCAACATAGCTATTGTCGATACGGGAGTGGACTTTTCAAACCCGGACATGCGGCACTCACTTGCAAGGGATCACAACAACCACCCAATAATGCTTGACCCGGACGGACAGGGGCTGGTCCTTACAAACGCAACCTTTGCCGCAAACATCAACAAGTTTGGAATCATAGAAAACACCACAAAGCAGTCAGTAGAAAAGACAAACGAGTCCCTCTCAAAGAACGCAACCTCCACCGTATACGTGACAAAAAACGGAGTCTTTCTCAACCTAAAGCAGAAAAAAGGGACTACCATCTCGATGTACAACTCTTTTTTCCCAGTCAGCGGGCCGCTTCCAATCTTTAATGCTACAATTACCGACGACTACAAGATAGGCAAGACCAACCGTGACTATATAAAATCCGCAAGCGGAGTCTACCACTTTGGCATGATTTACCAGGGGGCAGTGCAGGGACCGTTTGCAAGCGTGCAGGTCGTGCCGGTGCTGGTGGTGGACTCGCAGACACCTGGGCTGTACGATACTATAATTCCTGACATGTCAACATCCTGGAAGGACTACACCCGGTTCGACCTAAAAAAGGGGCAAAAGCCAAACTATGACTTTGACTTTACCGATGAGACTCCAATCAAGCTGGGATCGGGAAACGAGTTTCTAGTATACGACTCTGACAAGAACGGACGACCAGACTACTCCGCAGGAACCGTTGGTGCACGCGTACTTGACATATACGGGATAATGTCGCAGAACAAGTCCTCAATAGACAAGGCACTCAAGGCGACAAACGGAACACTACTTTTCGGAATGGACCAAAACGGAAACTATTTTGGAGTAATGACTGATTTCGTAGGACACGGAACGTCCAGTGCCGCATCCATATCGTCCAAGGGAATAGTCCAGTACGACATTTACAACGACACCAAAAAGTACACCCTGCCCGGAGTTGCGCCAAACGCAAAGATCATTCCAGTAAAGGCGCTGTGGTTTGGCGATACCATATACGGCTGGCTGTGGTCCGCAGGATTTGACAACACAAACAGCACCTGGCACTTTAGCGGATCACCGCGAGCCGACATAATATCTAACAGCTGGGGAATATCCACCTTTCCAACATTCAAGTCCGCCCCCGGAATTGACCAGCTGTCCCTTGTGGCAAGCCTTCTGTCAGTTCCGCAATCACTTGACGAGCGATACCCCGGCGTGGTAATGATATCTAGTGCCGGAAACGCAGGGCACGGATACGGAACAATAGGCATGCCAAACGCGGCGCCATTTGGGATTACGGTGGGCGCCACAACAAACAACGTCTACGTCGGGTATGGCAGCTTCAAGGGGCAGCCAAGGTTTGGCAATACGACAGAGCATGCAAACGACATGATTGACTTTTCCAGCAGGGGACCGTCCGTAATAGGAGATCCAAAACCCGACATCGTCGACACCGGCGCATACGGGTTCACACCCGCAAACACGTTAAAGGCAAAGCCAAGCTCAAAGCAGGAGCCCTTCTCGCTGTTTGGCGGAACCAGCATGGCAGCACCATTAGCAGCAGGCTCTGCAGCCATCTTGATGGAGAGCCTGCACGACAAAAACGAGGACTATGACCCATTTAAGATAAAAAACATCCTAATGTCAACTGCAACCGACCTGCAAAACGACCCGTACACACAGGGCTCAGGACTCGTAAACTCGTACAAGGCGGTAAGCTTTGTCAAAGGCGACGGCGGCATATTCCTAGTATACAACAACTCTACTTATCACAACATAAAGAGTATACTTGACGAGCCTCTGTCACAGCTGGACCATACAGTACTTGGAATTGACTCCCTTGTTTTGCGCGACAAACCCCAGTACCAGACAAGCTGGTTTGGCGGACGACTCGTACCTGGAGAAAAGAGCACCACCACATTTACGATAGAAAACCCAACCAACCAGACTCTTACCATATACATCACACCAAAACACCTCAAGCTGATCTCCGAATCAAAGCTAAACTCTACTACAAATCTCAGGCTTGCCGACACATTGTACACAAAGCCCGGAGTGTACAGGCCGGACTATATCAAACTGGAGGACATTAGGTCGCACGACTCTCTTTTGTCATACTATGAAAACTCCACCATCCCATCCGACTCGTCGCTGATGGTGCTGAACCTCAACTATGCGTTTGGCAACTTTTTAAACAAGACCGAAAAGATGTATGCTGCAGACACAAAGGTCGCCTCGATATACCTGTACGACTGGGGCGACAAAAACAGGGACAAAAAGGTCTCAAGCGACGAGCTCTCGCTGGTAAACAGGGGCGGCTCGTGGGGGACTGTTCCAGAGCTGCGAGTCTCCGACCCAAAATCAAAGTTCCAGGACACGCCCCTAGTAGGAGTATACCCGGTCCCCACAAGATATTCTTACTGGCTTGGCGACACAAAGAAAAACTCTACATCAATGGACTATACCATATCTGCAAGCCACTTCAAAAAGGAGGACTGGGCCGACATCTGGCTTGAAAGCAGCCTGGTACACGTAAAACCAAAAAGCACATCCCATGTCTCTGCAACAATTACAATACCAGACGATGCAAGACCTGGACTGTACCAGGGATTCATCGAATTCAAAGGAGAAAACCACACGGTGCACGCTCCCGTGTCGTTTGCAGTTGTGACGCAAGTGCAGCAAAAGGAAAAGCTTGCAGTCATTGCGGGATCACAAAACAGCATCCTGTACGGAAACGGATACGTCAAGGGAGCATTTGACATGGTAAACAGGTACAACGCAGGGGACTGGCGCCCGTACTATTTTGACATCAAGGACTCTACAATCAACGCAGCGTCAATTGACATATCGTGGAAGGACCCAGACACAAACCTCTCCGTGTTTGTAATTGATCCCAAGGGGAGGATAATCCAGACAAACGCGCCGCCCGGCGTGTTCGGACAGTTCCTTGACTGGCCCACGTCCGACTGGCTTGGCACATCCGTGTTCAGCGAGGGCGGAGGATTCTTTCCGGTAAAGAACAAGGATCAGACCTCGACTGTACTGTATGCTCCAATAAACCAGACTGGCACCTACACCCTACTGGTACACGCAACACTGTTTGGCGGACGGTCCACGACGGAGCCGTATACAGTCCTTGCACAGTTTTCCACACTCCTTGCCGACAACACCCCGCCAAAGATAGCCTTTGACGTACAGGAATACCTAAACAAGATACCAGTCCCGCAGATAACCGACGACGGAGAGTTCTCGGCGAGGTATTACCTTGACGACTCTGAAATGCCCCTGCAGGACCTTGACGCCATCCCAGAAGGATACCACAAACTGACAATCGAGGCATCAGACGAGTCCGACAATGTATCTTCCAAGACCGTCTTTTTTACACTGGACAGGACCGCACCTGATATAGTGATACACTCGCCGCAGAACAACACCCGGGTATCTGGTATTATAGTACTGGACTTTACAGCCGACGGCGACACCCAAGTTATCCTGCCGGACGGACAATCCATACAGAACAAGACCAGAATGGAAATAGACACAGGTAACCTCCACGGACCGCACCAAATAGTGGTGTTTGCAACCGACAGGGCGGGAAATTCTGCCCAAAAAACGATCGCATTTGAGGTATCAGAAAAGCCGGCGACAGAACCAACAAGGCCCCCGGCAAAGGCAGGACCTGACACCAACACCATTTTGCTGATTGTGTCCGGCGCGTTTGCGATCGGAGTTACCTGCTTTATCCTACTGACCAACAAGAGTCCCCCAAAAAGGCGCAAAATCTAG